In Candidatus Roseilinea sp., one DNA window encodes the following:
- a CDS encoding DNA-binding response regulator: MKTAATKILLVQGGLGDSVGPVLERHGYRVIWVRTAKHALERVANEKLALVVIDAPSLNANAEKLCQEIKRVKELPVLMIGADVSASNGINASTYSGCADAFVSRPLQLRRLLSRLEKLLPEGLTLELRCGELVFRPADGILRKRNEEIYLNPKLSKLLQLFMQRQGEVLPRKLLMQQVWETDYLGDTRTLDVHIRWLREAIEDNPTEPVYLHTVRGQGYRFDNPRAKK, translated from the coding sequence ATGAAGACGGCAGCAACGAAGATCCTCCTCGTACAAGGCGGCCTGGGTGACTCCGTCGGACCGGTGCTCGAACGCCATGGCTATCGAGTGATCTGGGTGCGCACGGCCAAGCACGCTTTGGAACGTGTGGCTAACGAAAAGTTAGCGCTGGTGGTGATTGACGCGCCTTCGCTCAACGCGAATGCAGAGAAACTGTGTCAAGAAATCAAGCGCGTGAAGGAGCTGCCTGTGCTCATGATCGGCGCGGATGTATCGGCCAGCAACGGGATCAACGCCAGCACCTACAGCGGCTGCGCCGATGCGTTCGTATCGCGGCCGTTGCAGTTGCGCCGCTTGCTCTCGCGCCTGGAGAAGCTGCTGCCGGAGGGTTTGACGTTGGAGTTGCGCTGCGGCGAACTCGTCTTCCGGCCTGCCGACGGCATCTTGCGCAAGCGCAACGAAGAGATTTACCTCAACCCGAAACTATCCAAGCTGCTGCAGCTCTTCATGCAGCGACAAGGCGAGGTGTTGCCGCGCAAACTGCTCATGCAGCAGGTCTGGGAAACCGACTATCTTGGCGACACGCGCACGCTCGACGTGCACATTCGCTGGCTGCGCGAAGCAATCGAGGATAATCCCACCGAGCCGGTATATCTTCACACCGTGCGGGGACAGGGTTACCGCTTCGACAATCCTAGAGCCAAGAAATGA
- the trmFO gene encoding methylenetetrahydrofolate--tRNA-(uracil-5-)-methyltransferase TrmFO has product MRESDFVTVIGGGLAGTEAAWQIAQRGVRVKLYEMRPHKMTPAHTTGYLAELVCSNSLGADQVDKAPGLLKREMRMLGSLIMACAERATVPAGGALAVDRELFALEVTHRIESHPLIEVIREEATRIPEGVSVIASGPLTSDALAAEIARLSGSTYLYFWDAIAPIVTLDSIDFNIAFRASRYGRELRVENEALREQSRGSNSQCSPRAQLAEGSARSGIGTVGDAQFTEGDYINCPMTREEYYAFVEALATAETATLRDFELRDERFFEGCLPIEVLARRGKDALAFGPMRPVGIRDPRTGKRPFAVVQLRQDNVAGTLYNIVGFQTNLKFPEQDRVLRMIPGLQNAEFVRYGQMHRNTFINSPALLEATLKFTRSGEGPERRSASNAPPCTIFFAGQIVGVEGYVGNAATGLLAGINAVRALRGEPLVTLPPTTMLGALCHYIVHADPKHFQPMKANFGILPPLAQLPRDKRLRGADYAERAQRDLQAAIEAQGILGDVLLPAES; this is encoded by the coding sequence ATGCGCGAAAGCGACTTCGTTACGGTGATCGGCGGCGGTCTGGCCGGCACAGAAGCGGCATGGCAGATCGCCCAACGCGGTGTGCGCGTCAAGCTCTACGAGATGCGCCCGCACAAGATGACGCCAGCGCACACCACCGGCTATCTGGCCGAGCTGGTGTGCAGTAACTCGCTGGGGGCCGATCAGGTGGACAAGGCGCCCGGACTGCTCAAGCGCGAGATGCGCATGCTCGGTTCGTTGATCATGGCATGCGCCGAGCGCGCCACCGTGCCGGCCGGCGGCGCGCTGGCCGTGGATCGCGAGCTCTTTGCGCTGGAAGTGACCCACCGCATCGAATCGCACCCGCTCATCGAGGTCATCCGCGAGGAAGCCACGCGCATTCCCGAAGGCGTCAGCGTGATCGCCAGTGGGCCGCTCACGTCGGATGCGCTGGCGGCCGAGATCGCCCGGCTGAGCGGCAGCACGTATCTCTACTTCTGGGACGCCATCGCGCCCATCGTGACGCTCGACTCGATTGACTTCAACATCGCCTTCCGCGCCTCGCGCTACGGCAGGGAATTGAGAGTTGAGAATGAAGCATTGAGAGAGCAATCTCGCGGTTCGAATTCTCAATGCTCACCGCGCGCTCAGCTCGCCGAAGGCTCGGCCAGAAGCGGGATCGGAACAGTCGGCGATGCTCAATTCACTGAGGGCGACTACATCAACTGCCCGATGACGCGGGAGGAGTACTACGCCTTTGTCGAGGCGCTGGCGACGGCGGAGACGGCGACGCTGCGCGACTTCGAGTTGCGCGATGAGCGTTTCTTCGAGGGCTGCCTGCCGATCGAGGTGCTGGCGCGGCGCGGCAAGGACGCGCTGGCTTTCGGGCCGATGCGGCCGGTAGGCATCCGCGATCCGCGCACGGGCAAGCGGCCGTTTGCCGTAGTGCAACTGCGACAGGACAACGTCGCCGGCACGCTCTACAACATCGTCGGTTTCCAGACCAACCTTAAATTCCCCGAACAGGACCGCGTGCTGCGTATGATCCCCGGCCTGCAAAACGCCGAGTTCGTGCGCTACGGCCAAATGCACCGCAACACGTTCATCAACTCCCCGGCGCTGCTGGAAGCCACACTCAAATTCACAAGGTCGGGTGAAGGGCCGGAAAGGCGATCGGCAAGCAATGCTCCCCCTTGCACAATTTTCTTTGCAGGGCAAATCGTCGGCGTAGAAGGCTATGTGGGCAATGCGGCCACCGGGCTGTTGGCCGGCATCAACGCGGTGCGCGCACTGCGCGGCGAACCGTTGGTTACGCTGCCGCCCACGACAATGCTCGGCGCCCTGTGCCATTACATCGTCCATGCCGACCCGAAGCACTTCCAACCGATGAAGGCGAACTTCGGCATTCTGCCGCCGCTGGCGCAGCTGCCGCGCGACAAGCGGTTGCGCGGCGCGGACTATGCCGAGCGCGCCCAGCGCGACCTGCAGGCCGCGATCGAAGCACAAGGCATCCTTGGCGACGTCCTACTGCCGGCTGAAAGCTAA
- a CDS encoding RNA methyltransferase: MQVNTGSAKGRRLKSVPGDTTRPITDRAKQAIFNILMDDVRGSRWLDLFAGTGAVAIEALSRGAEHATLIDIAPEAIKVIRENLRITNLESKARVIRQDAFDYLQAKPNARYDYIFVAPPQYQGLWSRALVAIDENIGWLSEAGTVIVQLDPKEYFPIQLEHLELSDQRRYGKTMLLFYDRV, translated from the coding sequence ATGCAAGTCAACACCGGCAGCGCCAAAGGGCGTCGGCTCAAATCCGTGCCGGGCGACACCACCCGCCCCATCACCGATCGCGCCAAGCAGGCCATCTTCAACATTTTGATGGATGACGTGCGCGGCTCGCGCTGGCTCGACCTATTCGCCGGCACCGGCGCAGTTGCGATCGAGGCACTCAGCCGCGGTGCAGAGCACGCCACGCTAATCGACATCGCGCCGGAGGCCATCAAAGTCATTCGTGAGAACCTGCGCATCACGAATCTCGAATCGAAAGCGCGCGTGATCCGGCAAGACGCCTTCGATTACTTGCAGGCCAAGCCCAACGCGCGCTACGATTACATTTTCGTCGCCCCGCCGCAGTATCAGGGGCTATGGTCGCGGGCGCTGGTCGCGATTGACGAGAACATCGGCTGGTTGAGCGAAGCCGGCACGGTGATCGTTCAGCTCGACCCGAAGGAGTACTTCCCGATCCAACTCGAGCATCTAGAACTCAGCGATCAGCGGCGCTATGGCAAGACGATGCTGCTGTTCTACGACCGAGTCTAG
- a CDS encoding trigger factor, with product MNFQVETLDTHEVRLTITVDDDVVNRARRDVARELSKQVRIPGFRPGHAPLAAVIRAVGGQDVFDAEVVDRVAREVYPKALDEAGIDPYGPGQIEEVKQSPYQLIARVPLEPKVDLKDYQSIRLPAPSVVVTEEEIEQQLQFIREENAIVQLAERPAEMGDLVELSVVGKLPGSEEEVLRFQPRRGMVLDADREALPGLSALVVGMSAGEHKDATLTLPDDFDEESLRGKQLDVSIDVQRVSSRTLPDINDELAQAASAFSTLAELREDLRRRLTEFKQRQADQEFAMQVLDAFTALADVHYPPAFVEDRLNDLLQDFKDDVRDTEGLPFEEWLKVQGKTEQQVREELRPIAEQRSRRGLVMRELSRAEGLNVSEEEIAAEVELTARRYGSRQADVRRMLAQEDMRSTIRNNILSSKVLDRMVRIAKGELEASEPAGQPAEPEAAPA from the coding sequence ATGAACTTCCAAGTTGAAACCCTCGATACGCACGAAGTGCGCCTAACGATTACCGTAGATGACGATGTCGTGAACAGGGCGCGTCGCGATGTGGCGCGCGAGCTATCCAAGCAGGTCCGCATTCCCGGCTTTCGCCCCGGCCATGCGCCGCTGGCGGCGGTCATTCGCGCCGTCGGCGGCCAAGATGTCTTCGACGCCGAGGTTGTGGATCGCGTCGCCCGCGAGGTGTATCCGAAGGCATTGGATGAAGCCGGCATAGACCCTTACGGCCCCGGCCAGATCGAGGAAGTCAAGCAGTCACCTTACCAGTTGATCGCGCGCGTGCCGCTCGAGCCGAAGGTGGATCTGAAGGATTACCAGTCTATTCGTCTGCCGGCGCCGTCGGTCGTCGTCACCGAAGAGGAGATCGAGCAGCAGCTCCAATTCATCCGTGAAGAGAACGCCATCGTGCAATTGGCCGAGCGGCCGGCGGAGATGGGCGACCTGGTCGAGTTGAGCGTGGTGGGCAAGCTGCCGGGCAGCGAGGAAGAGGTGCTGCGCTTCCAGCCGCGGCGCGGCATGGTGCTCGACGCGGATCGTGAGGCCTTGCCGGGGTTGTCGGCCCTCGTCGTAGGGATGAGCGCCGGCGAACACAAGGACGCGACTCTGACGCTGCCGGATGACTTCGACGAGGAATCGCTGCGTGGGAAGCAGCTCGACGTTTCGATTGACGTGCAACGGGTGAGCAGCCGGACGCTGCCCGATATCAACGACGAACTCGCCCAGGCGGCCAGCGCTTTCTCGACCCTGGCTGAGCTGCGCGAGGATTTGCGCCGGCGGCTCACCGAATTCAAGCAACGCCAGGCCGACCAGGAATTCGCCATGCAGGTGCTGGATGCGTTCACCGCTCTGGCCGACGTGCACTACCCGCCCGCGTTCGTCGAGGATCGGTTGAACGACTTGCTGCAGGACTTCAAAGACGATGTTCGTGACACGGAGGGCTTACCTTTCGAGGAATGGCTGAAGGTGCAAGGCAAGACCGAGCAACAGGTGCGCGAAGAGCTGCGGCCGATCGCCGAGCAACGCAGCCGGCGCGGTTTGGTGATGCGCGAGTTGTCGCGCGCCGAAGGCCTGAACGTGAGCGAAGAGGAGATCGCCGCCGAGGTCGAACTCACCGCGCGGCGCTATGGCAGCCGCCAGGCGGACGTGCGCAGGATGCTGGCCCAAGAAGATATGCGCAGCACCATCAGGAACAACATCCTCTCCAGCAAGGTGCTCGATCGGATGGTGCGGATCGCCAAGGGAGAATTGGAAGCGAGCGAACCGGCCGGCCAGCCGGCCGAGCCGGAGGCCGCACCGGCTTGA
- the clpP gene encoding ATP-dependent Clp protease proteolytic subunit encodes MLPIYSQAQFDAIKNVIPMVIETNGRGERAYDIYSLLLKERIVFLGTPINDQVANLIVAQLLFLEREDNEKDIQFFINSPGGSVYAGMAIYDTMQMISAPVATFAVGLTASFGTLLLLAGTKGKRYALPNATIHMHQPLGGAQGQASDIEIQAREILRIKDTINKIIMRHTNMTEEQVIRYTDRDVYFTPEQAKALGVIDAIAELNPSKMALLGQSKVEALPAADQIHKV; translated from the coding sequence ATGTTGCCAATTTACTCGCAGGCGCAGTTCGACGCGATCAAGAATGTCATCCCGATGGTCATCGAGACCAACGGGCGCGGCGAGCGCGCATACGATATCTATTCGCTGCTGCTGAAGGAGCGCATCGTCTTCCTCGGCACGCCGATCAACGACCAGGTGGCCAACCTGATCGTGGCGCAGTTGCTCTTCCTGGAGCGCGAGGACAACGAGAAGGATATTCAGTTCTTCATCAACTCGCCGGGGGGCTCGGTCTATGCCGGCATGGCCATCTACGACACGATGCAGATGATCTCGGCACCGGTGGCCACGTTCGCCGTCGGCTTGACCGCCAGCTTCGGCACGCTGCTGCTGCTGGCCGGCACCAAAGGCAAGCGCTACGCTTTGCCCAACGCCACGATTCACATGCATCAGCCACTCGGCGGCGCGCAGGGCCAGGCGTCCGACATCGAGATCCAGGCCCGCGAGATTCTGCGCATCAAAGACACCATCAACAAGATCATCATGCGCCATACCAACATGACCGAGGAGCAGGTGATCCGCTACACCGACCGCGATGTGTATTTCACGCCGGAGCAAGCTAAAGCGTTGGGCGTGATTGACGCGATTGCCGAACTCAACCCGAGCAAGATGGCGCTGCTGGGTCAGTCGAAGGTGGAGGCGCTGCCGGCGGCCGACCAAATTCACAAAGTCTGA
- a CDS encoding dolichol-phosphate mannosyltransferase, whose translation MSRQFAVAPPPNFVIFIVLPAYNEAEALPRLLARIAAVSDAHFGGGLRVILANDGSTDGTPGLARAAADTHRLHLDILTHKVNRGLGEAIKTGLKGALERSTSDDDVIITMDSDDTHLPGLIPRMVMMIEEGNDLVIASRYQHGSRMLGIPRYRQLLSTGLSWLFRIVYPIPGARDYSCGYRAYRAGALRAALNRFGDSLFVERGFACMVDILIKMHLAGATVNEVPMILRYDRKPGATKMPVKKTIVQTFRLLARRRFGVMD comes from the coding sequence GTGAGCCGGCAGTTCGCCGTTGCTCCGCCGCCAAACTTCGTGATCTTCATCGTCCTGCCTGCTTACAACGAGGCCGAAGCGCTCCCGCGGTTGCTCGCCCGCATCGCTGCTGTATCCGACGCTCACTTCGGCGGCGGCTTGCGCGTCATCCTCGCCAATGACGGCAGCACCGACGGCACGCCTGGCCTGGCGCGCGCAGCGGCAGACACACATCGGCTGCACCTCGACATCCTCACGCATAAGGTGAACCGCGGGCTGGGCGAGGCGATCAAGACCGGCCTGAAGGGTGCGCTGGAGCGATCCACGAGCGACGACGACGTGATCATCACGATGGACTCCGACGACACCCATCTTCCCGGCCTGATCCCGCGCATGGTCATGATGATCGAGGAAGGCAACGACCTGGTGATCGCCTCGCGCTATCAGCACGGGTCGCGCATGCTCGGCATCCCGCGCTATCGCCAATTGCTCAGCACCGGCTTGAGCTGGCTGTTCCGCATCGTGTATCCGATCCCCGGCGCGCGCGACTACTCGTGTGGCTATCGCGCGTATCGTGCCGGCGCGCTGCGCGCAGCACTCAACCGTTTTGGCGACTCGCTGTTCGTCGAGCGGGGGTTTGCCTGCATGGTGGACATCCTGATCAAGATGCACCTGGCCGGCGCGACGGTGAACGAAGTGCCGATGATCCTGCGCTACGACCGCAAGCCGGGCGCAACCAAGATGCCGGTGAAGAAGACGATTGTCCAGACCTTCCGGCTGCTGGCGCGCCGGCGCTTCGGCGTGATGGACTGA